A genome region from Euphorbia lathyris chromosome 4, ddEupLath1.1, whole genome shotgun sequence includes the following:
- the LOC136226123 gene encoding peptide-N4-(N-acetyl-beta-glucosaminyl)asparagine amidase A produces MNERMYGSASLLLLLLLFTAISPVVLSASPDRFFKRSSSSPPPTIKSTDSQSKYKQYFELTRPLPSDHLTPSCALHVIHHSFGNTINRPPYSVPYSPPSNCPSPWPLAVLEFKVNSRGDQYDRISGLWLGGAEILRTSTAEPTQSGIYWTVRKDITRYSSLLKKRDLNFTIMLENIVNEVYTGVYHVDVTILFYNSTSVSVQAEVGILNRKRGSIKAAVYETPADLVIPISSSNYDKGYWFIINEESDVHFRKFRLPSNTCRAVLELYVSFHGNDEFWYSNPSNSYLRMNNLTNPRGNGAFREVFVTIDGMLVDSLVPFPVIFTGGINPLFWEPAVAIGAFDLPTYDFDLTPFLGLLLDGKDHVIGLGVTDGISYWLIDANLHLWLDPGSASVEAKSVVYQNPGSSIKRQEEFRLLDGSLKIKGTRKTQLLGWIKSSTGNFTTSVKYEFKFINSINFDRNGTYKQAKQHMKSTREVKVLDELGRLLSLFTVKRKYPLKVVTLNLPGSMKNNTYMLITNVSHALFDKYSIGEFSSSVYNKQVSNGWMEVKDHDVISGYSETNQTLTCRDESGCYVRTVAAIDSILVRDNSTYACPSAI; encoded by the coding sequence ATGAACGAAAGAATGTACGGATCAGCTTCTCTTCTGCtacttctcctcctcttcactGCAATTTCCCCCGTCGTACTCTCCGCGTCTCCAGACCGCTTCTTCAAGCGATCATCATCGTCACCACCACCTACAATCAAATCCACTGATTCACAATCGAAAtacaaacaatattttgaacTCACTCGTCCTCTGCCGTCCGATCATTTGACTCCATCATGCGCTCTCCATGTCATCCACCACAGCTTCGGCAACACAATCAATCGCCCTCCTTACTCCGTTCCCTATTCTCCACCCTCCAATTGCCCCTCCCCCTGGCCCCTCGCCGTCCTCGAATTCAAAGTCAACTCTCGCGGTGACCAGTATGACCGTATCTCCGGTCTGTGGCTTGGCGGCGCTGAGATCCTCCGCACCAGCACCGCCGAGCCGACTCAATCCGGAATTTACTGGACTGTTCGGAAGGATATTACTCGATACTCCTCTCTTCTCAAGAAAAGAGACCTTAATTTCACGATAATGCTTGAAAATATCGTTAATGAAGTTTACACTGGCGTTTATCACGTCGATGTCACCATTTTATTCTACAACAGTACCTCAGTTAGTGTTCAAGCTGAGGTCGGCATTCTCAATCGCAAACGAGGATCGATTAAGGCGGCTGTGTATGAAACGCCGGCTGATTTGGTAATTCCGATCTCTTCATCTAATTATGATAAAGGATATTGGTTCATTATCAATGAAGAATCAGATGTTCATTTCAGGAAATTCAGACTCCCAAGTAACACCTGTAGAGCCGTTTTGGAATTGTATGTGTCGTTTCATGGAAATGATGAGTTCTGGTATTCTAATCCATCGAATTCTTATCTAAGAATGAACAATTTAACGAATCCGCGTGGGAATGGAGCGTTTAGGGAGGTTTTTGTGACAATTGATGGAATGTTAGTGGACTCATTAGTGCCGTTTCCGGTGATTTTCACTGGTGGAATAAACCCTTTGTTTTGGGAACCTGCAGTGGCTATTGGTGCGTTTGATCTTCCTACTTATGATTTCGATTTGACGCCATTTCTAGGTCTTCTTTTAGATGGGAAGGATCATGTGATTGGCTTAGGTGTTACTGATGGCATTTCTTATTGGCTTATTGATGCTAATTTGCATTTATGGTTGGATCCTGGGTCTGCTAGTGTGGAAGCTAAGTCTGTTGTTTATCAGAATCCTGGTTCCTCCATTAAAAGACAAGAGGAGTTCAGATTGCTTGATGGGTCTCTTAAAATCAAAGGGACAAGGAAGACTCAGCTGCTGGGATGGATTAAATCGAGTACCGGTAACTTTACTACTTCTGTTAAATATGAATTCAAGTTCATAAACTCCATAAACTTTGATAGGAATGGAACTTATAAGCAAGCCAAACAGCATATGAAGTCGACAAGAGAAGTTAAGGTACTTGATGAATTGGGAAGATTGCTTAGTCTATTTACAGTGAAAAGAAAATACCCTCTCAAAGTTGTGACTTTGAATCTGCCCGGATCAATGAAGAACAACACTTACATGCTTATTACTAATGTTTCTCATGCTTTATTTGACAAGTATTCAATTGGAGAATTTTCAAGCTCTGTTTACAACAAACAAGTTTCCAATGGTTGGATGGAAGTCAAGGATCATGATGTAATCTCTGGTTATTCAGAAACTAACCAAACTTTAACTTGCAGGGATGAGTCTGGTTGCTATGTTCGAACTGTCGCTGCAATTGATAGCATACTTGTAAGAGACAACTCAACCTATGCTTGTCCATCAGCTATATAG